A genomic window from Caballeronia sp. SBC1 includes:
- a CDS encoding polysaccharide biosynthesis/export family protein codes for MVNRSLALSVSVVFSLATFLSACGALPGYNLDTSRLNDSDATPTATYSVHLITADVIMQQNRPGPAAALPPARFADPAQYVYRLAPQDVIGITIWDHPELTTQQGQTLSAGGNTTQTIAGALAQPYTTALPGQADPFGQTVSPDGTIYFPFVGKMHVAGKTAGEIRDQLAAGLSPYLKKPQVDVRVLAYRSQKVSVTGEVKTPGPLAMSDVPLTLVDAITRSGGTNADADLQRVRLTRNGKLYVLDADGVLDRGEISQNVMLQSGDIVNVPDRTDSRVFVMGEVKTPLPVSMMKGRLTIADALTQAGGILDTDANARQIYVVRGARDKPASPEIYRLDLTQPDSLLLSAQFQLHPLDVVYVGTAGAVQFNRMVNQVLPTLQTLFYLKELTR; via the coding sequence ATGGTGAACCGGTCTCTAGCTTTATCTGTTTCCGTGGTCTTTTCGCTGGCGACTTTTTTGTCGGCTTGCGGCGCGTTGCCAGGTTACAACCTGGACACGTCGCGCCTGAACGATTCCGACGCCACGCCGACCGCGACCTATTCCGTGCACTTGATCACGGCGGACGTGATCATGCAGCAGAACCGGCCGGGCCCGGCAGCGGCGCTGCCACCCGCGCGTTTTGCGGACCCGGCGCAATACGTGTATCGCCTGGCGCCGCAAGACGTGATCGGCATCACGATATGGGATCACCCGGAGCTCACCACGCAGCAGGGGCAGACCTTGTCGGCGGGCGGCAACACCACGCAAACGATCGCTGGCGCGCTCGCGCAGCCATACACCACTGCGTTGCCCGGGCAGGCCGATCCGTTCGGGCAGACGGTCTCGCCTGACGGCACGATCTACTTCCCGTTCGTTGGCAAGATGCACGTTGCGGGCAAAACGGCCGGCGAGATTCGCGATCAACTCGCGGCGGGCTTGTCGCCGTACCTGAAGAAACCGCAGGTCGATGTTCGCGTGCTTGCTTATCGCAGCCAGAAGGTCTCAGTCACCGGCGAGGTGAAGACGCCCGGACCGCTCGCGATGAGCGACGTGCCGCTTACGCTGGTCGACGCAATCACGCGTTCGGGAGGCACGAACGCCGACGCCGATCTGCAGCGCGTGCGCCTCACGCGCAACGGCAAACTCTACGTGCTTGACGCCGACGGCGTGCTTGATCGCGGCGAGATTTCGCAGAATGTGATGCTGCAGTCGGGCGACATCGTGAATGTACCGGATCGTACCGACAGCCGCGTGTTCGTGATGGGCGAAGTCAAGACGCCGTTGCCTGTTTCGATGATGAAAGGCCGCCTGACGATTGCCGACGCGCTGACGCAAGCCGGCGGCATCCTGGATACCGACGCAAACGCTCGGCAGATCTACGTGGTGCGCGGCGCGCGTGACAAGCCAGCGTCCCCCGAGATCTACCGGCTCGATTTGACGCAACCGGACTCGCTGCTGCTGTCCGCGCAATTCCAGCTTCACCCGCTCGACGTGGTGTATGTGGGCACGGCTGGCGCCGTCCAGTTCAACCGCATGGTCAACCAGGTTCTGCCGACCTTGCAGACACTCTTCTACCTGAAGGAACTGACGCGATGA
- a CDS encoding low molecular weight protein-tyrosine-phosphatase, with protein sequence MFRSVLIVCHANVCRSPAAEMLFRDYAGKLAEQDARRSIEFRSAGLFAKEGRDIDPTMYRLLAERDVDSSGHSARRLDESMARAAELILVPERKQIAAIEQMAPHTRGKVHLLGKWEDSEVADPYGGHEVAYRESFGLIERLVQGWLNKIW encoded by the coding sequence ATGTTTCGAAGCGTCTTGATTGTCTGCCATGCGAATGTTTGCCGAAGCCCTGCCGCGGAAATGCTGTTCCGCGATTATGCCGGCAAGTTGGCGGAGCAAGACGCGAGACGTTCGATCGAATTCCGCTCCGCCGGCCTCTTTGCGAAAGAAGGCCGCGACATCGATCCAACGATGTACCGCTTGCTGGCGGAGCGCGATGTCGATTCATCGGGACACTCCGCGCGCCGGCTCGACGAGTCCATGGCGCGCGCGGCCGAGTTGATTCTCGTGCCTGAAAGAAAACAGATTGCCGCGATTGAACAGATGGCGCCGCACACACGCGGCAAGGTCCATCTGCTCGGCAAGTGGGAAGACTCTGAAGTGGCCGATCCATACGGCGGCCACGAAGTTGCCTATCGCGAGAGCTTCGGGCTAATTGAACGTCTGGTCCAGGGATGGCTGAATAAAATATGGTGA
- a CDS encoding UDP-glucose/GDP-mannose dehydrogenase family protein, translating to MKLTIIGSGYVGLVTGACLADIGNDVLCLDLDERKIAILNGGGVPIHEPGLQEVIARNRAAGRLSFSTDVKAAVEHGDVLFIAVGTPSDEDGSADLQYVLAAARDIGRYMNNFKVIVDKSTVPVGTARRVKAVIDQELATRGEPHMFSVVSNPEFLKEGAAIDDFTRPDRIVLGCDDDVPGERARERMKRLYSPFNRNHERTLYMDVRSAEFTKYAANAMLATRISFMNELANFADRVGADIEAVRRGIGSDPRIGYDFLYAGCGYGGSCFPKDVRSLIQTAGEYDEQMEILKAVTSVNEAQKQTLANKIVARLGDDLRGKKFALWGLAFKPNTDDMRDAPSRVLIAALLERGASISAYDPVATDEARRVIALDLRDTPALLARLSYANDHTEALDNADALIIVTEWKVFKSPDFDGMKRRLKTPLIFDGRNLYEPETMNEIGVEYHAIGRGVRQPVKAPVAA from the coding sequence ATGAAACTCACCATCATCGGTAGCGGCTATGTAGGCCTCGTGACGGGCGCGTGTCTGGCCGACATCGGTAACGACGTGCTGTGCCTCGATCTCGACGAACGCAAGATCGCGATCCTGAACGGCGGTGGCGTGCCAATCCACGAGCCAGGCCTGCAGGAAGTCATCGCGCGCAATCGTGCGGCAGGACGCCTCAGCTTTTCCACCGACGTCAAGGCTGCGGTCGAACACGGCGACGTGCTGTTCATTGCAGTGGGTACGCCCTCCGATGAGGACGGCTCCGCCGACCTGCAGTACGTGCTGGCCGCAGCGCGTGACATCGGCCGTTATATGAACAACTTCAAGGTGATCGTCGACAAGTCCACCGTGCCGGTCGGCACGGCGCGTCGCGTGAAGGCGGTGATCGATCAGGAGCTTGCTACACGTGGTGAGCCGCACATGTTCTCGGTGGTTTCAAACCCCGAGTTCCTGAAGGAAGGCGCGGCTATCGACGACTTCACGCGGCCCGACCGGATCGTTTTGGGCTGCGATGACGACGTACCCGGCGAACGCGCCCGCGAACGCATGAAACGCCTGTATTCGCCGTTCAACCGCAATCACGAACGTACGCTTTACATGGACGTGCGCTCGGCGGAATTCACCAAGTACGCGGCCAACGCCATGCTCGCCACACGCATCTCGTTCATGAACGAGCTCGCGAATTTTGCGGATCGTGTGGGTGCGGATATTGAAGCGGTACGTCGCGGTATTGGCTCCGATCCGCGCATTGGCTACGACTTCCTGTATGCGGGTTGCGGTTATGGCGGCTCGTGCTTTCCCAAGGACGTACGTTCGTTGATCCAGACGGCGGGCGAGTACGACGAGCAGATGGAAATCCTGAAGGCCGTGACGTCGGTGAACGAGGCGCAGAAACAGACGCTTGCCAACAAGATCGTAGCCCGGCTGGGCGATGATCTGCGCGGCAAGAAGTTCGCGCTGTGGGGCCTCGCATTCAAGCCGAATACCGACGACATGCGTGATGCTCCCAGCCGGGTATTGATCGCGGCATTGCTGGAACGCGGCGCGTCAATCAGCGCGTACGATCCGGTCGCAACCGACGAAGCACGCCGCGTGATCGCGCTCGATCTGCGCGATACGCCCGCGCTGCTCGCTCGCCTGAGCTACGCGAACGATCACACCGAAGCCCTGGACAACGCCGACGCATTGATCATTGTGACGGAGTGGAAGGTGTTCAAGAGCCCGGACTTCGACGGCATGAAACGCCGCCTGAAGACCCCGCTTATCTTCGACGGCCGCAATCTCTACGAGCCGGAAACCATGAACGAGATCGGCGTGGAGTATCACGCAATTGGACGTGGTGTACGGCAACCGGTGAAGGCTCCGGTAGCAGCCTGA
- a CDS encoding undecaprenyl-phosphate glucose phosphotransferase — MLSVLSRMIDIAMVALGALLAASLHAGNAVWLDDMQSTLLAFNCVLVIMTFPSFGIYQSWRGKPVYDLLWRVTLAWLMVEGAGVLLTFSVHRADLLSRMWLLYWGAVTAALLMLSKAIVHATLKSIRREGFNQKAVAIVGAAPYGEFLIEQMRSRPEAGFSPVYVFDETFPEVTLAGVPVSRDLGDLTLLVRGRAIRELWLALPISQERTINKLVTEFRDDFVNIRFIPDVRSLSFFNHAVVDLLGVPAINLAASPITDLKVLPKRVFDRLFAAGVLLCLAPLLIVLAVAVKMSSPGPVFFKQKRKGIDGNEFEIYKFRSMRVHKETAGHVTQAKKGDKRVTRVGAFLRRTSLDELPQFINVLRGEMSVVGPRPHALEHDDIYKDLVKGYMYRYRIKPGITGWAQVNGFRGETDRIEKMMGRVKLDLYYMQHWTFGLDMKIVAMTLWKGFAGANAY, encoded by the coding sequence ATGTTGAGCGTGCTTTCGAGAATGATCGACATTGCAATGGTGGCGCTGGGCGCGCTGCTGGCCGCGTCGCTGCACGCGGGAAATGCCGTCTGGCTCGACGACATGCAAAGCACGCTGCTCGCGTTCAATTGCGTGCTGGTGATCATGACGTTCCCGTCGTTCGGCATATACCAATCGTGGCGCGGCAAGCCCGTGTATGACCTGCTGTGGCGCGTGACGCTGGCGTGGCTGATGGTGGAAGGCGCGGGCGTGCTGCTGACCTTCAGCGTGCATCGCGCAGATTTGCTGTCACGTATGTGGCTGCTGTATTGGGGCGCGGTGACAGCGGCCTTGCTGATGTTATCGAAGGCTATTGTGCACGCGACGCTCAAGTCAATTCGTCGCGAAGGTTTTAACCAGAAAGCGGTCGCCATTGTGGGCGCGGCGCCTTACGGGGAGTTCCTGATCGAGCAGATGCGCAGCCGCCCCGAAGCAGGTTTCAGCCCAGTCTATGTGTTCGATGAAACCTTCCCGGAAGTCACGCTTGCCGGCGTCCCGGTAAGCCGCGATCTGGGCGATCTCACGCTGCTCGTGCGCGGACGTGCGATCCGCGAGTTATGGCTGGCGCTGCCGATTTCGCAGGAGCGGACCATCAACAAGCTCGTCACGGAGTTCCGCGACGACTTCGTGAATATCCGCTTCATCCCGGACGTGCGCAGCCTGTCGTTCTTCAACCACGCGGTCGTCGACCTGCTGGGTGTGCCGGCCATCAACCTGGCTGCGTCGCCGATCACGGACCTCAAGGTGTTGCCGAAGCGGGTGTTCGACCGCCTGTTCGCCGCAGGCGTTCTGCTGTGCCTCGCGCCGTTGCTGATCGTGCTCGCGGTGGCCGTGAAGATGTCTTCACCCGGGCCGGTGTTCTTCAAGCAGAAGCGCAAGGGCATAGACGGTAACGAGTTCGAGATCTACAAGTTTCGCTCGATGAGGGTTCACAAGGAAACCGCGGGTCACGTCACGCAGGCGAAGAAGGGCGACAAGCGCGTGACACGCGTGGGAGCGTTCCTTCGCCGCACGAGCCTGGATGAGTTGCCGCAGTTCATCAACGTGCTAAGGGGCGAGATGTCGGTGGTTGGTCCGCGTCCCCATGCGCTCGAACACGACGACATCTACAAGGATCTCGTTAAGGGGTACATGTACCGGTATCGCATCAAACCCGGCATTACCGGCTGGGCGCAAGTGAATGGTTTTCGCGGCGAGACCGATCGCATCGAAAAGATGATGGGGCGCGTGAAACTCGACCTGTACTACATGCAGCACTGGACCTTTGGACTCGACATGAAGATTGTCGCCATGACTTTGTGGAAGGGTTTTGCTGGTGCGAATGCTTACTAA
- a CDS encoding mannose-1-phosphate guanylyltransferase/mannose-6-phosphate isomerase produces the protein MSALDTTTITTPLTPAATETKLRIQPVILAGGAGTRLWPMSREHFPKQLIGLIGDQSLLQSTAQRLDGLTYGTARIDDAIIVCGEDHRFTTADQLRAGGRRAHLVLEPLARNTAPALTVAAMHAMPAGEDAILVVMPADHVVTDTEAFHKAIGAGAKCAQDGAIVTMCIVPTHAETGYGYIKVGQQMLSSSAWQLEKFVEKPHLELARQYVSSGEYWWNAGIFIVRASVWLKAIAHFQPAIYTACRAACDAGTHDGEFFRLDKQAFAASPSDSIDYAVMEQLANDQSVCSGAVVPLNAGWSDVGSWDAIWKILPKDGEENVARGRVMFQGATSTYAHSEGRLIACVGTHNLVIVETADAILVADKECVQDVKAIVGRIKAEQGKEAADHRKVHRPWGHYDSIDNGERFQVKRIVVKPGARLSLQMHHHRAEHWVVVRGTALVTRGTETFILAENESTYIPIGVQHRLENPGKMPLEMIEVQSGTYLGEDDIVRFDDKYGRQ, from the coding sequence ATGTCCGCTCTCGACACAACAACTATCACCACTCCACTCACGCCTGCCGCAACTGAAACGAAGCTCAGGATCCAGCCGGTCATCCTGGCCGGTGGCGCAGGCACACGCCTGTGGCCCATGTCACGCGAGCACTTCCCCAAGCAGCTGATTGGTTTGATCGGTGACCAGTCACTGCTGCAATCCACCGCACAGCGTCTCGATGGCCTGACCTACGGCACCGCGCGTATTGACGACGCAATCATCGTGTGTGGTGAAGATCATCGCTTTACGACCGCCGACCAGTTGCGAGCCGGCGGCAGGCGCGCGCATCTCGTCCTTGAGCCGCTTGCGCGCAATACGGCGCCGGCGCTGACGGTTGCTGCCATGCACGCGATGCCGGCCGGCGAGGACGCTATCCTTGTGGTGATGCCCGCAGATCATGTTGTTACGGATACCGAAGCGTTTCACAAGGCGATTGGCGCAGGTGCCAAGTGCGCGCAGGACGGTGCGATTGTCACCATGTGCATCGTGCCAACGCATGCGGAAACAGGCTACGGCTACATCAAGGTCGGCCAGCAGATGCTTAGCTCGAGTGCATGGCAACTCGAGAAGTTCGTGGAGAAGCCGCATCTCGAACTCGCGCGACAGTACGTCAGCTCCGGCGAATACTGGTGGAACGCAGGGATTTTTATCGTACGTGCGTCGGTATGGCTCAAGGCCATCGCACATTTCCAACCTGCTATCTACACCGCCTGCCGCGCCGCTTGCGATGCCGGCACGCACGACGGCGAGTTCTTCCGGCTCGACAAGCAGGCGTTCGCGGCCTCGCCATCGGACTCTATCGACTACGCCGTCATGGAGCAGTTGGCCAACGACCAGAGCGTCTGCTCGGGTGCCGTGGTGCCGTTGAACGCGGGTTGGTCCGACGTAGGCTCGTGGGATGCAATCTGGAAGATCCTGCCGAAGGACGGCGAAGAAAACGTTGCGCGCGGCCGGGTGATGTTCCAGGGCGCGACATCCACGTATGCGCATTCCGAAGGGCGGCTGATCGCGTGCGTGGGAACGCACAACCTGGTGATCGTGGAAACGGCGGATGCCATTCTCGTCGCGGACAAGGAGTGCGTGCAGGACGTGAAGGCCATCGTCGGGCGCATCAAGGCAGAGCAAGGCAAAGAGGCCGCGGATCATCGCAAGGTGCATCGGCCGTGGGGCCATTACGATTCCATCGATAACGGCGAGCGCTTCCAGGTCAAGCGGATCGTGGTGAAACCGGGCGCGCGGCTGTCATTGCAAATGCATCATCACCGCGCCGAACACTGGGTCGTGGTGCGGGGCACGGCGCTGGTCACACGCGGCACCGAGACGTTTATTCTCGCGGAAAACGAATCGACTTACATTCCGATTGGCGTCCAGCACCGCCTCGAAAACCCGGGCAAGATGCCGCTTGAAATGATCGAGGTGCAGTCGGGCACGTATCTGGGCGAAGACGATATCGTCCGTTTCGACGACAAGTACGGCCGGCAATAA
- a CDS encoding transposase — protein sequence MFFDELSNEEWALVAALVTEGEVREHRRGRPRAQPRTIVNAVLWILTTGETWSKLPSHYPTVPTCRRRFNDWQMNGTLIEMVTRLASRGRSFTIVPSTPTEAPPRQTQATYECDRLRGVFWQNPESWGGSEGNGANAVDALFAAVPRRIAEAHDVARANAPTPMSAGRVAMLGTGSRSLQRESSGPAARSPSFDPLPMAFEPDCAPVHDGHGYTIYAIARPVAGSMFRGWAEIVKDGRRVERSGLIGPRHENPKDAADYALEWSRRWIAAQSTRVTHPVQTDAAAPHRAAPVANVVSHAQHDPKRERAAAPERVEIRHYADVQG from the coding sequence ATGTTTTTCGACGAACTCAGCAATGAAGAGTGGGCACTAGTTGCCGCCCTTGTGACCGAAGGAGAGGTCCGCGAACACCGGCGCGGCCGTCCGCGTGCGCAACCGCGCACGATCGTGAATGCCGTGCTGTGGATTCTCACCACCGGCGAAACCTGGTCGAAGCTGCCCAGTCACTATCCGACTGTGCCTACCTGCCGCCGTCGTTTCAACGACTGGCAAATGAACGGCACGCTGATCGAAATGGTGACGCGGCTGGCATCGCGCGGGCGCTCCTTTACCATCGTGCCGTCCACGCCGACCGAAGCGCCGCCGCGCCAGACGCAGGCCACCTACGAATGCGATCGCCTCCGTGGTGTGTTCTGGCAGAACCCGGAGTCGTGGGGCGGTTCTGAAGGGAACGGTGCAAACGCGGTAGACGCGCTGTTTGCTGCCGTTCCGCGCCGGATCGCGGAAGCGCACGACGTTGCGCGCGCCAATGCGCCAACGCCGATGTCGGCGGGCAGGGTAGCCATGCTCGGCACGGGATCGCGTTCGCTGCAGCGTGAGTCGTCAGGCCCGGCGGCACGGTCCCCATCTTTCGATCCCTTGCCAATGGCGTTCGAGCCCGACTGCGCCCCCGTGCACGACGGCCACGGCTACACCATCTACGCCATCGCGCGGCCGGTCGCGGGCAGCATGTTCCGCGGCTGGGCTGAAATCGTGAAGGACGGGCGTCGGGTGGAACGTTCTGGCCTGATCGGTCCACGCCACGAAAACCCGAAGGACGCGGCGGACTACGCGCTCGAATGGTCGCGCAGATGGATTGCGGCGCAGTCCACGCGCGTGACCCATCCCGTGCAAACCGATGCGGCCGCGCCGCATCGTGCGGCACCCGTCGCCAATGTGGTCAGCCACGCGCAGCACGATCCGAAGCGTGAACGTGCCGCGGCGCCGGAGCGCGTTGAGATCCGCCACTATGCGGACGTGCAAGGCTAA
- a CDS encoding glycosyltransferase family 9 protein, which translates to MTPQLLDAASALTNPGSLLSPCDEILAPYDLEVSNSPAEGYRALGLSNGICNAALAEFNPDYAVGSRVHVINGMGVTLGDSVIGLTALVAIKTRFPHVSFTIYRPAHAPGYVERLYELAAPLLGSVVDLPVKLDAIPYNELRIDLGNHLFWPKFASLPMIDFFLGAMGIKADEVPAIDKRNHWLNELVLPRPRALKGDYVLLCPTASTPVRSIPVPMHKDFVKALWERYRLPIAGFGAIDHPHYADLTSNAPDTADFLAWIKHAAYLVAPDTAAIHIAAGFNIPTTAFFTTIAPDLRVRDYPRCKAVSLLVPELEGIQASNRATDMELVGRAYRELRIDTDFSGFA; encoded by the coding sequence GTGACGCCGCAGTTGCTGGACGCCGCCTCCGCATTGACGAATCCAGGGTCGCTGCTCTCGCCGTGTGACGAGATCCTGGCTCCCTACGATCTCGAAGTGTCGAATAGCCCTGCAGAGGGTTATCGCGCGCTAGGGCTTTCGAATGGGATTTGTAATGCCGCTTTGGCTGAATTCAATCCGGATTACGCTGTTGGGTCGCGTGTACACGTGATTAATGGCATGGGTGTGACACTGGGCGATTCCGTAATCGGCCTTACCGCGCTTGTGGCGATCAAGACACGGTTTCCGCACGTTTCCTTCACGATTTATCGACCGGCTCATGCGCCTGGTTATGTAGAGCGTCTTTACGAACTGGCGGCTCCGCTGTTGGGTTCTGTCGTCGATTTACCCGTGAAGCTCGATGCCATTCCTTACAACGAATTACGCATCGACTTAGGCAATCATTTGTTCTGGCCGAAGTTTGCCTCGCTGCCGATGATCGATTTTTTTCTCGGCGCAATGGGGATAAAAGCCGACGAAGTCCCGGCGATAGACAAGCGCAATCACTGGCTGAACGAGTTGGTACTCCCACGGCCTCGGGCGCTGAAGGGCGACTATGTATTACTGTGCCCGACCGCCAGCACGCCCGTGCGCAGCATTCCCGTGCCCATGCATAAGGACTTCGTCAAAGCCTTGTGGGAGCGCTACAGGCTTCCCATAGCAGGCTTTGGCGCAATAGATCACCCGCATTACGCTGACCTCACTTCGAACGCCCCTGACACGGCGGATTTTCTTGCATGGATCAAGCACGCCGCTTATCTTGTGGCTCCGGATACAGCCGCCATTCATATAGCCGCGGGCTTCAATATCCCGACGACGGCGTTCTTCACTACCATTGCGCCGGATTTGCGGGTACGCGACTATCCGCGCTGCAAGGCTGTTTCTTTGCTCGTTCCTGAATTGGAAGGTATACAAGCCAGTAACCGGGCAACAGATATGGAACTGGTCGGGCGCGCTTATCGAGAACTAAGGATAGATACTGATTTTTCAGGATTTGCTTAA
- a CDS encoding polysaccharide biosynthesis protein, which yields MSPSCQTGRYGPGPKADTRKPRDREGRSCPDGPRSVTPKFQKQIAKGGPMEVVHAGITRFLMTPSPKQRHSCRRH from the coding sequence CTGTCGCCAAGCTGCCAGACCGGGCGGTATGGTCCTGGCCCCAAGGCCGACACTAGAAAACCTCGAGACCGTGAAGGGCGGTCATGTCCCGACGGCCCGAGAAGCGTAACGCCGAAATTCCAGAAGCAGATCGCGAAGGGTGGCCCGATGGAGGTAGTTCATGCGGGGATCACACGCTTCTTGATGACCCCATCTCCGAAGCAGCGCCACTCGTGCCGCAGGCATTGA
- a CDS encoding tyrosinase family protein, with protein sequence MKAATDATKPTSWTYWVNVHLNNCPHMVPYFLAWHRGYIYYFEQQLRTVSGDSTLTLPYWDYYTYPTMPSEFTDAASSNPLYVTGRANTDVYAALTLAPWAKNVVNFQRGTSNSYEASFESAPHNPVHNIIGGWMADMQSPTDPIFYLHHANVDRLWHAWSKQPQTILPAPNSSYWSGTFTYASGLTMAKAMTYMPSLLNYDYSNDNVPTALPVNAQQGRIIRVQAQVVPILVRPALGNFATTPARTIATNRRSLGGVANVTLNENSVSANISLPAASVSSLQGAVSTNAAPAANAVTPNVQTPTTTFRYPNIVLDNVAVTSAGKAGGYYYNIYLNLPAAGDADVNSPAHFVGTFGPFEASGAIHHNGGTLILSVSDVLQNLGVANLNNLVVSFVRVNGPNSPKGQVLSVGEVRVELSTDGP encoded by the coding sequence ATGAAAGCGGCAACTGACGCGACGAAGCCTACGTCGTGGACGTACTGGGTTAATGTGCACCTTAATAACTGTCCACACATGGTGCCGTACTTTCTCGCGTGGCACAGAGGCTACATATACTATTTTGAACAGCAGTTGCGGACGGTGTCGGGCGACAGCACGCTCACTCTGCCGTACTGGGATTACTACACATACCCGACTATGCCGAGCGAGTTCACGGACGCGGCTAGCAGCAATCCCCTGTATGTGACGGGCCGTGCCAACACGGACGTCTATGCCGCACTAACGCTCGCGCCGTGGGCGAAAAACGTCGTCAATTTCCAGCGTGGGACGTCGAACTCGTATGAAGCATCGTTCGAATCCGCGCCTCACAATCCGGTCCACAACATAATCGGCGGGTGGATGGCCGATATGCAGTCGCCTACAGATCCTATCTTTTATCTTCACCACGCGAACGTTGACCGGCTATGGCACGCGTGGTCGAAGCAGCCCCAGACGATCTTGCCGGCGCCCAACAGCTCATACTGGTCCGGAACGTTCACCTACGCCTCCGGCCTCACCATGGCCAAAGCGATGACGTACATGCCTTCGTTGCTGAACTACGATTACTCGAACGACAACGTCCCAACCGCCCTTCCGGTGAATGCGCAGCAGGGACGTATCATTCGGGTGCAGGCACAAGTTGTGCCAATCCTCGTACGTCCTGCACTCGGCAACTTTGCCACGACGCCGGCGCGCACGATCGCAACAAACAGGCGCTCACTCGGTGGCGTCGCGAATGTGACACTCAACGAGAATTCGGTCAGCGCGAATATTTCATTGCCAGCAGCGTCAGTCTCGTCGCTGCAAGGTGCGGTATCCACGAACGCCGCGCCCGCTGCCAACGCGGTGACACCAAACGTTCAGACACCCACGACCACGTTCAGGTATCCGAACATTGTGCTGGATAACGTGGCTGTCACCAGCGCGGGAAAGGCAGGTGGCTATTACTACAATATCTACCTCAACCTTCCTGCCGCAGGTGACGCGGATGTCAACAGCCCCGCGCATTTCGTCGGGACATTCGGACCGTTTGAAGCATCGGGTGCCATTCATCACAATGGCGGTACGCTGATACTTTCAGTGTCTGATGTGTTGCAGAATCTAGGGGTCGCCAATTTGAACAACCTTGTGGTCTCGTTCGTACGGGTGAATGGACCGAACTCGCCAAAGGGCCAGGTATTGAGTGTCGGCGAAGTGCGCGTCGAACTGTCGACTGATGGTCCTTGA
- a CDS encoding GNAT family N-acetyltransferase has translation MRNAESQVEIICDTERFRALRDEWDDLWVRASGQYHESFMTCWQSWLDIAKPRGSKLRCIVARKDGRLVMVWPLARSTHAMWKILRPLGPEAADYTTILLEPGASARALTRQAWNAALTLCGADVIQLPYFSSRTELHRLVSKERHHVFGDARQASVARLTAEADWSSFCRSLGTLSGKKPGALERRLAKQGTVDARLLTPDDAEENARLVEWTLLRKREWASRVDKRGAWLYSSRYRDFLVSLLNAQERKPIARLCLITVNGVPVATTIVGIGQSSIKGIITGFDERYAKFSPGQLVVEHMVKWALDNHFDFDFGVGTESFKAYWSRDNTVTVASAQIAASAWGCVAFRAKELVGNDSGGLARLWHMALGDKLEEMRTAMRAKSNGEALGAADGDGAGPMRQNVHERRS, from the coding sequence ATGCGCAACGCGGAGTCGCAGGTTGAAATTATCTGTGATACGGAGCGCTTTCGAGCGCTACGAGATGAATGGGACGATCTGTGGGTGAGAGCGAGTGGCCAGTACCACGAATCCTTTATGACGTGCTGGCAGAGTTGGCTGGATATCGCAAAGCCCCGAGGCAGCAAATTGCGTTGCATTGTTGCCCGCAAAGACGGCCGGCTTGTCATGGTGTGGCCGCTCGCCCGCTCAACGCATGCCATGTGGAAAATTCTGCGTCCACTGGGCCCCGAAGCTGCCGACTACACCACCATTCTGCTCGAACCAGGCGCCAGCGCCAGGGCGCTGACGAGACAGGCGTGGAACGCAGCCCTGACGCTCTGCGGGGCGGACGTAATTCAACTGCCCTATTTCAGTAGTAGGACCGAACTCCACAGGCTCGTGTCGAAAGAACGGCATCACGTGTTTGGAGACGCGCGCCAGGCGTCTGTCGCCCGACTAACTGCTGAAGCCGACTGGTCATCGTTTTGCCGCTCGCTCGGTACATTGTCCGGCAAAAAGCCGGGTGCACTCGAACGGCGACTGGCGAAACAAGGCACGGTGGATGCGCGCCTTCTCACGCCTGACGACGCGGAGGAAAACGCCAGGCTCGTCGAATGGACACTCTTGCGTAAGCGCGAATGGGCGTCGCGCGTCGACAAGCGAGGCGCGTGGCTCTACTCATCACGCTATCGTGATTTTCTCGTCTCGCTTCTCAATGCACAGGAGCGCAAGCCGATCGCACGCCTTTGTCTGATCACCGTGAACGGGGTGCCCGTCGCCACAACGATCGTTGGCATCGGCCAGTCGTCAATCAAGGGAATCATCACCGGTTTTGACGAACGATATGCAAAATTCAGCCCTGGGCAACTGGTAGTCGAACACATGGTGAAATGGGCTCTCGACAATCACTTTGATTTCGACTTCGGCGTGGGAACAGAGAGCTTCAAAGCCTATTGGAGCCGAGACAACACGGTGACGGTGGCGAGCGCGCAGATTGCCGCCTCCGCATGGGGATGCGTTGCGTTTCGTGCCAAGGAACTGGTTGGGAATGACTCAGGAGGACTGGCTCGTCTGTGGCATATGGCGTTAGGGGACAAGCTTGAAGAAATGCGCACCGCGATGCGCGCCAAGTCGAACGGCGAAGCCTTGGGAGCGGCTGACGGCGATGGCGCGGGGCCAATGCGACAGAACGTGCACGAGCGGAGAAGTTGA